The proteins below come from a single Rosa rugosa chromosome 2, drRosRugo1.1, whole genome shotgun sequence genomic window:
- the LOC133731237 gene encoding wall-associated receptor kinase 2-like, protein MALRLSLVAVLLLLSAASTTTTTAVAAQALPADCSDKCGNLTIPYPFGMKKQDCYLREEFFINCSHNTQSPVASLMEGSLIVTNISLDDGELGILGSVAADCCNAQGNLTCSFPSSLSLPLPYTISSSKNKFYAVGCDGRAIIQGFRGEEELITGCISLCNSLDNVDKNSCSGVGCCQTNIPCGLKNTTVKVDSYKNNFRVRDFNPCSYAFIVEQGQFNFSPASFKELKNTEKLPMVLNWAIGKDTNPCNEAQKRKDFICTANSRCVNPNRGSVGYLCRCLPGYEGNPYHPDGCQGLQTPARTDGA, encoded by the exons ATGGCGTTGCGACTCTCATTGGTGGCAGTCCTACTCCTGTTATCGGCGGCTAGTACTACTACGACAACAGCAGTTGCTGCTCAAGCCCTGCCAGCTGACTGCTCAGACAAGTGCGGCAATCTCACAATTCCATATCCATTTGGCATGAAGAAGCAGGATTGTTACCTGCGAGAAGAATTCTTTATCAATTGTAGCCATAACACCCAATCACCAGTGGCATCTTTGATGGAAGGGAGTCTCATTGTTACTAACATTTCCCTTGATGACGGTGAGTTGGGAATATTGGGCTCCGTAGCTGCAGATTGCTGTAACGCCCAGGGCAATTTGACGTGCAGCTTCCCTTCTTCGCTCAGCCTGCCTCTTCCTTACACGATCTCCAGTTCCAAAAACAAGTTCTATGCCGTTGGTTGTGACGGTCGTGCAATTATACAAGGTTTCCGTGGAGAAGAAGAGTTGATTACCGGGTGCATATCCTTATGCAACAGCCTTGACAACGTCGATAAGAACTCTTGCTCCGGCGTTGGGTGTTGCCAGACTAACATCCCCTGTGGACTAAAGAATACGACGGTCAAGGTGGATAGCTACAAAAATAATTTCAGAGTAAGGGATTTTAACCCCTGCAGCTACGCCTTTATTGTAGAACAAGGCCAGTTTAATTTCTCCCCTGCGAGTTTTAAAGAGCTGAAAAACACTGAAAAGCTTCCAATGGTTCTTAATTGGGCAATAGGGAAGGACACAAATCCCTGTAATGAAGCTCAAAAGAGGAAAGATTTCATATGCACGGCTAATAGCAGGTGCGTCAACCCTAACAGGGGGTCAGTAGGTTACTTGTGCCGGTGCTTGCCTGGTTATGAAGGAAACCCTTACCACCCAGATGGTTGCCAAG GGCTTCAAACCCCTGCCAGAACGGACGGTGCTTAA